One segment of uncultured Propionivibrio sp. DNA contains the following:
- a CDS encoding DMT family transporter, translated as MDVRHLHGVLLFLSALLLFAVIDTSIKYLSAYVAVPVLLWLRFVVHMVSMLAVVAPRVGWALVVTQRPWVMIFRALMLVGSSLLLQLAFKRMPLAETTALFFVTPLIVALMAGPMLGEKLRLRTWGAIGAGFSGALLVARPGGALVGEGVALTLCAALCYSIYQVLTRKLSASEPVMRQLFYTALVGTIVMLPVLGMFPITVPPTWGLSLLALSLGILAGIGHFFFIRAFRDSPASTLSPMMYFQLVWVSLLGWAVFGQYPDSLSLAGMLVIVVSGISLVLQRQR; from the coding sequence ATGGATGTCCGACATCTCCACGGCGTTCTGCTGTTCTTGTCTGCCTTGCTGTTGTTTGCCGTGATCGATACGTCAATCAAGTATCTGTCGGCTTATGTCGCGGTCCCCGTGTTGCTGTGGCTGCGCTTTGTCGTCCATATGGTGTCAATGCTGGCGGTCGTCGCGCCCCGGGTCGGCTGGGCGCTCGTTGTGACGCAGCGGCCCTGGGTGATGATCTTCCGCGCCTTGATGCTCGTCGGTTCCAGCCTGTTGTTGCAACTCGCCTTCAAGCGCATGCCGCTGGCGGAAACCACCGCGCTCTTCTTCGTCACTCCGTTGATCGTCGCGCTGATGGCTGGTCCGATGCTCGGCGAGAAATTGCGCTTGCGCACCTGGGGGGCGATCGGCGCCGGATTTTCCGGTGCCCTGCTGGTCGCGCGTCCGGGCGGAGCGCTCGTCGGCGAGGGCGTTGCGCTGACCCTGTGTGCCGCCTTATGTTATTCGATTTATCAGGTGCTGACGCGCAAGCTGTCGGCGAGCGAGCCGGTCATGCGGCAGTTGTTCTATACGGCGCTGGTCGGCACGATCGTCATGTTGCCCGTGCTGGGCATGTTCCCGATCACGGTGCCGCCGACCTGGGGCTTGTCGTTGCTCGCCTTGTCGCTCGGCATCCTGGCCGGCATCGGGCATTTCTTCTTTATTCGCGCGTTTCGCGATTCGCCGGCGTCGACCCTGTCGCCGATGATGTATTTTCAGTTGGTGTGGGTGTCATTGCTGGGGTGGGCGGTCTTCGGTCAGTATCCGGATTCGCTTTCCCTGGCAGGGATGCTGGTCATTGTCGTGTCGGGGATCAGTCTGGTGCTGCAGCGGCAACGCTGA
- a CDS encoding TRAP transporter large permease codes for MALTVLCISFTLFLLLGVPVAFSIALSCLATYWVEGFPLELAFQNMISGMNVFSFLAIPFFVFSGELMLHGGIADKIVNFARNLVGHWRGGLGMANVVACTLFGGVSGSPVADVSAMGGVMIPMMKKEGYSADYAVNVTTHAALCGALMPTSHNMIIYAFAASSTAGMLAGPNIMVKGASIGELMFAGLMPVIVLMVCMLAAAYWVAKKEGYPRRPDGSSALDPFAGWKAVLTSFVAAIPGMFVVIIILGCIIMGVTTATEAAGIAVTYSLFLTFVGYRTMNWAKLMKAAAKATKTTGVVLLLIGVSTMFQYIMAILEIPDKTAEALLSATTNPYMMFFLINVILFLLGTFMDMASTILICTPLFLPLALKMGMGPVQFGMVMLLNCALGLNTPPVGTTQFVGCAIGDVSVEQVMKSILPFYGALFAVMAVVTYFPWFSLWIPTLIKGAPVY; via the coding sequence ATGGCACTGACCGTACTCTGCATAAGCTTCACGTTATTTCTCCTGCTCGGAGTGCCGGTCGCCTTCTCGATCGCCCTGAGTTGCCTGGCGACCTACTGGGTCGAAGGCTTCCCGCTCGAACTCGCGTTCCAGAACATGATTTCCGGGATGAACGTCTTCTCGTTCCTGGCCATCCCGTTCTTCGTCTTCTCGGGCGAACTGATGCTGCACGGCGGCATCGCCGACAAGATCGTGAACTTCGCCCGCAACCTCGTCGGTCACTGGCGCGGCGGCCTGGGCATGGCCAACGTCGTTGCCTGTACGCTGTTCGGCGGCGTCTCCGGCTCGCCGGTCGCCGACGTTTCGGCGATGGGCGGCGTCATGATCCCGATGATGAAAAAGGAGGGCTACAGCGCCGACTACGCCGTCAATGTGACGACGCACGCTGCGCTCTGCGGCGCGCTGATGCCGACCTCCCACAACATGATCATCTACGCCTTTGCGGCGTCGAGCACGGCGGGCATGCTGGCCGGCCCGAACATCATGGTCAAGGGCGCCTCGATCGGTGAGCTGATGTTCGCCGGCCTGATGCCGGTCATCGTGCTGATGGTCTGCATGCTGGCGGCCGCCTACTGGGTCGCCAAGAAGGAAGGCTATCCGCGCCGTCCGGACGGCTCCAGCGCGCTCGACCCGTTCGCCGGCTGGAAGGCTGTGCTGACCTCGTTCGTCGCCGCCATTCCCGGCATGTTCGTCGTCATCATCATCCTCGGCTGCATCATCATGGGCGTCACGACCGCAACCGAAGCGGCCGGTATCGCAGTGACCTACTCGCTGTTCCTGACCTTCGTCGGCTATCGCACGATGAACTGGGCCAAGCTGATGAAGGCCGCCGCCAAGGCCACCAAGACGACCGGCGTCGTGCTCCTGCTGATCGGCGTGTCGACGATGTTCCAGTACATCATGGCCATCCTCGAGATTCCGGACAAGACGGCCGAAGCGCTGCTCTCGGCGACGACGAATCCGTACATGATGTTCTTCCTGATCAACGTCATCCTGTTCCTGCTCGGCACCTTCATGGACATGGCCTCGACCATCCTGATCTGCACGCCGCTGTTCCTGCCGCTGGCGCTCAAGATGGGCATGGGTCCGGTGCAGTTCGGCATGGTCATGCTGCTCAACTGCGCGCTCGGTCTCAACACGCCGCCGGTCGGCACGACGCAGTTTGTCGGCTGCGCCATCGGCGATGTTTCGGTCGAGCAGGTCATGAAGAGCATCCTGCCGTTCTATGGCGCGCTGTTCGCCGTGATGGCCGTGGTCACCTACTTCCCGTGGTTCTCGCTGTGGATTCCGACGCTCATCAAGGGCGCACCGGTTTACTGA
- a CDS encoding TRAP transporter small permease, whose protein sequence is MYIAVAGLLGIVAIVVGSVIWRYALNDAPAWSEQVALLLVINVAMFGGAAGVRDEGHIGMESLVGLLPKNIQFWVGNIVGIFTIIFGIALCWGCTMMAMSVWANAIPTLGISEAWRYIPCVISGVLIILFSIEHLIAMFTDKEVVPSWH, encoded by the coding sequence ATGTATATCGCCGTCGCCGGCCTGCTGGGCATCGTCGCCATCGTCGTCGGCTCGGTCATCTGGCGCTACGCCCTGAACGACGCACCGGCATGGTCCGAACAGGTCGCCCTGCTGCTGGTCATCAACGTCGCCATGTTCGGCGGCGCCGCCGGCGTCCGCGACGAAGGCCACATCGGCATGGAATCGCTGGTCGGCCTGCTGCCCAAGAATATCCAGTTCTGGGTCGGCAACATCGTCGGTATCTTCACGATCATTTTCGGCATCGCCCTCTGCTGGGGATGCACGATGATGGCCATGTCGGTCTGGGCCAACGCCATTCCGACGCTCGGCATCTCCGAGGCCTGGCGCTATATTCCCTGCGTCATTTCGGGCGTCCTGATCATCCTGTTCTCGATCGAACACCTGATCGCAATGTTCACTGACAAGGAAGTGGTTCCATCATGGCACTGA
- a CDS encoding TRAP transporter substrate-binding protein gives MHLKKLLGVVLASAFAMSAVQARDFRSADVHPLDYPTVMTVKKIGEIVSQKTNGKYNVKVFGNSSLGSEKDTIEQVKIGALDMVRVNTSAFHGIVPESMVPSFPFIFRDIAHFRKTMNGPQGDQILAAFEKAGFVGLALWESGARSIYAKKPVRTLADVKGMKIRVQPSDLWVSLVQAMGANPTPIPYAEVYTALKTGLVDAAENNYPSYETSKHYEAAPVFSETQHVMAPEVLVFSKKVWDTLTKEEQKVIRDAAKETIPYYIDLWTKKEMASKEATIKAGATYINDVHKAEFVTVMKPVWDKFSPTPELKKLVQDIVNTK, from the coding sequence ATGCATCTGAAGAAACTGCTGGGCGTCGTGCTGGCTTCGGCCTTCGCCATGAGCGCTGTGCAAGCCCGTGACTTCCGTTCGGCCGACGTGCACCCGCTCGACTACCCCACCGTCATGACGGTCAAGAAGATCGGCGAAATCGTCAGCCAAAAGACCAACGGCAAATACAACGTCAAGGTGTTCGGCAACAGCTCGCTCGGTTCCGAAAAAGACACGATCGAACAGGTCAAGATCGGCGCGCTCGACATGGTCCGCGTGAACACCTCGGCCTTCCACGGCATCGTGCCCGAATCGATGGTGCCGTCGTTCCCGTTCATCTTCCGTGACATCGCCCACTTCCGCAAGACGATGAACGGCCCGCAGGGAGACCAGATCCTGGCCGCGTTCGAGAAGGCCGGTTTCGTCGGCCTGGCGCTCTGGGAATCGGGTGCGCGCTCGATCTACGCGAAGAAGCCGGTGCGCACGCTCGCCGATGTCAAGGGCATGAAAATCCGTGTCCAGCCGTCCGACCTGTGGGTGAGCCTGGTCCAGGCGATGGGCGCCAACCCGACGCCGATCCCCTACGCCGAAGTCTACACGGCGCTGAAGACCGGCCTGGTCGATGCCGCCGAGAACAACTATCCGTCGTATGAGACCTCCAAGCATTACGAAGCCGCCCCGGTGTTCAGCGAAACGCAACACGTGATGGCCCCGGAAGTGCTGGTCTTCTCGAAGAAGGTCTGGGACACGCTGACCAAGGAAGAGCAGAAGGTCATCCGCGACGCCGCCAAGGAAACGATCCCGTACTACATCGACCTCTGGACGAAGAAGGAGATGGCCTCGAAGGAAGCGACGATCAAGGCCGGCGCCACCTACATCAACGACGTGCATAAGGCCGAGTTCGTGACCGTCATGAAGCCGGTGTGGGACAAGTTCTCGCCGACCCCGGAACTGAAGAAGCTGGTCCAGGACATCGTCAACACCAAGTAA
- a CDS encoding Gfo/Idh/MocA family oxidoreductase: MARCRARCQRGTHGSPVHWGILGCARIARLQVIPAILRCANAQLQAMASREPARLAECQAQFGPFSAHASYDALLADPAVDAVYLPLPNSLHCEWAIKAMRAGKHVLCEKPLALNAAEAERMVATARDCGVLLMEAFMYRYTERVRKIREILDSGVLGDIRSINSTFRFLLDRVNTIKEQPELGGGALYDVGCYPLNLIGMIAQDEPVETVVACDRAHGVDINLSAILRYRSGLVASLHCGFNAFGRMHTEITGTQGTLLAPDTFLDDAGQLQLITAKGCETIAVAASDRYGSEIADFSDAILQKRPLALTLDESLRNMRVLETLLKQSRS; encoded by the coding sequence ATGGCGCGCTGCAGGGCACGCTGTCAGAGGGGAACACATGGCTCACCAGTTCATTGGGGTATTCTCGGCTGCGCCCGTATCGCACGTTTGCAGGTCATTCCTGCCATCCTGCGCTGCGCCAACGCGCAACTGCAGGCCATGGCGTCGCGCGAACCGGCACGGCTGGCTGAATGCCAGGCGCAGTTCGGCCCCTTCTCCGCCCATGCTTCCTACGACGCGCTGCTCGCCGACCCGGCGGTCGACGCCGTCTACCTGCCCTTGCCGAATTCGCTGCACTGCGAATGGGCGATCAAGGCCATGCGCGCCGGCAAGCACGTCCTCTGCGAAAAGCCGCTCGCACTCAATGCCGCCGAAGCTGAACGCATGGTTGCCACGGCCCGCGACTGCGGTGTACTGCTGATGGAAGCGTTCATGTACCGCTATACCGAGCGCGTCCGCAAGATCCGCGAGATCCTCGACAGTGGCGTTCTCGGCGACATCCGCAGCATCAATTCGACCTTCCGCTTCCTGCTCGACCGGGTCAATACGATCAAGGAACAACCGGAACTGGGCGGCGGCGCCCTTTACGACGTCGGCTGCTATCCGCTCAACCTGATCGGCATGATCGCGCAGGACGAACCGGTCGAGACCGTCGTCGCCTGCGACCGCGCCCACGGTGTGGACATCAACCTCTCGGCCATCCTCCGCTACCGCAGCGGACTCGTCGCCTCGCTGCACTGCGGCTTCAATGCCTTCGGTCGCATGCATACCGAGATCACCGGAACACAAGGCACCTTGCTGGCGCCCGATACTTTTCTCGACGATGCCGGCCAACTGCAACTCATTACCGCCAAGGGCTGCGAAACGATCGCGGTCGCGGCCTCGGATCGCTACGGCAGTGAAATTGCCGATTTCTCCGACGCCATCCTGCAAAAGCGCCCGCTGGCGCTCACGCTTGACGAGTCGCTGCGCAACATGCGCGTGCTCGAAACACTATTAAAACAGAGCCGTAGCTGA
- a CDS encoding LysR family transcriptional regulator: MDVRRLKYFIVTAEERSISRAAERLHITQPPLTRHIQSLEEELGVLLFTRTSWGVELTQAGAALLKHAHNISAHIELATEQIRRVATGQAGRIDIGVFGSAMLSIIPKLLRSFSATHPDVKVVLHNTPKERQIGALHRGRILVAFDRYLPEFPNITSELVYREPLYVALNQNNPLAQQAEIRLDDLRNEPLIDEQDQSVFIACRNLFKRHSFEPIVAQKAGDLIAATIMVSGGFGTALVPESILNLQLPNVVFRPLATDVECLIDLHCAYRKDEDSRLLNDMLECVRAYPRGENAAHADTQSPA, translated from the coding sequence ATGGATGTCCGGCGTCTCAAGTATTTCATCGTCACCGCCGAAGAGCGGAGCATCAGTCGCGCCGCCGAGCGGCTGCACATCACGCAACCCCCGCTCACCCGCCACATCCAGTCGCTCGAGGAAGAACTGGGCGTCCTGCTGTTCACGCGGACCAGCTGGGGCGTCGAACTGACGCAGGCTGGCGCCGCCCTGCTCAAGCACGCGCACAACATCAGCGCCCACATCGAACTTGCCACCGAGCAGATCCGCCGCGTCGCCACCGGCCAGGCCGGCCGCATCGACATCGGCGTCTTCGGCTCGGCCATGCTGAGTATCATTCCCAAGCTCCTCCGTTCGTTTTCCGCCACCCATCCCGACGTCAAGGTCGTGCTGCACAACACGCCGAAGGAACGCCAGATCGGCGCGCTGCACCGGGGGCGCATCCTCGTCGCCTTCGACCGCTACCTGCCGGAATTCCCCAACATCACCTCGGAACTCGTCTACCGCGAGCCGCTCTACGTCGCGCTGAACCAGAACAACCCGCTGGCACAGCAAGCCGAGATCCGGCTCGACGACCTGCGCAACGAACCCCTGATCGACGAACAGGACCAAAGCGTCTTCATCGCCTGCCGCAATCTCTTCAAGCGCCACAGCTTCGAACCCATCGTGGCGCAAAAGGCGGGCGATCTGATCGCCGCCACCATCATGGTATCCGGCGGTTTCGGCACGGCGCTGGTGCCCGAGTCCATCCTCAACCTGCAGCTGCCGAACGTCGTCTTCCGCCCGCTGGCCACCGACGTCGAGTGCCTGATCGACCTGCATTGCGCCTACCGCAAGGACGAGGACTCGCGCCTGCTCAACGACATGCTCGAATGTGTCCGCGCCTATCCGCGCGGCGAAAATGCCGCTCATGCCGACACGCAAAGTCCGGCATGA
- the uxaC gene encoding glucuronate isomerase: MMKSFLNADFLLPDESSRRLYHDYAAQMPIIDYHCHLPPADIATDAHFRNMAHAWLGGDHYKWRAMRSNGVPETDITGHEPDYQTFLAWARTVPRLIGNPLYHWTHLELQRYFGINEPLSEKTAAKIWEACNAQLAGPEFGARALLKRMKVRAVGTTDDPADTLEHHIAYAAKRQAGDPVMVPSYRPDKALAAEDPVAWNAYIARLSAAADQTIGSYAELVSALDKRHAAFHALGCRASDHALIAPVATFATAERLQAIFAKLLNKVTPDQEEIDAFRTALLLEVGRMNARRGWAMQLHMGCIRNLNAPMFAKLGPDTGFDAVTDERIARNLGLFMNALQVDGLLPKTILYSLNPNDLEVLGTIMGCFQDDTVPGKIQCGSAWWFNDHIDGMRRQMVSLGNLGVLSRFVGMLTDSRSFLSFPRHEYFRRILCALVGGWIENGEVPADFETFGGYVQDICFRNAKQYFAIPGVED, from the coding sequence ATGATGAAGTCCTTCCTGAATGCGGATTTTCTGTTGCCCGACGAGAGTTCGCGGCGGCTGTATCACGACTACGCGGCGCAGATGCCGATCATCGATTACCACTGCCACCTGCCGCCGGCCGACATTGCCACGGATGCGCATTTCCGCAACATGGCGCACGCCTGGCTGGGCGGCGATCACTACAAATGGCGCGCGATGCGTTCGAACGGCGTGCCGGAAACCGACATTACCGGGCATGAGCCGGACTATCAGACCTTCCTCGCCTGGGCGAGAACGGTGCCGCGCCTGATTGGCAACCCGCTTTATCACTGGACGCATCTGGAGTTGCAGCGCTATTTCGGCATTAATGAACCGCTATCGGAAAAGACCGCCGCCAAGATCTGGGAAGCCTGCAACGCCCAACTCGCCGGTCCGGAATTCGGCGCGCGCGCGCTGCTCAAGCGCATGAAGGTCCGTGCCGTCGGGACGACCGACGATCCGGCCGATACGCTCGAGCATCACATCGCCTATGCGGCGAAGCGTCAGGCCGGCGATCCCGTCATGGTGCCGAGCTATCGTCCTGACAAGGCCCTGGCGGCCGAGGATCCGGTGGCTTGGAACGCCTACATCGCCCGCCTGTCGGCCGCTGCCGACCAGACGATCGGAAGTTATGCCGAACTGGTGTCGGCCCTCGACAAGCGGCATGCGGCCTTCCACGCGCTGGGCTGCCGTGCATCCGACCATGCGCTGATCGCACCGGTGGCGACCTTCGCGACGGCGGAGCGCCTGCAGGCGATCTTCGCCAAGCTGCTCAACAAGGTGACGCCGGATCAGGAGGAGATCGACGCCTTCCGCACGGCGCTGCTGCTCGAAGTCGGACGCATGAACGCGCGCCGCGGCTGGGCCATGCAGTTGCACATGGGCTGCATCCGCAACCTCAACGCGCCGATGTTCGCCAAGCTCGGGCCCGATACCGGCTTCGACGCCGTCACCGACGAGCGCATCGCGCGCAATCTCGGCCTCTTCATGAATGCACTGCAGGTCGACGGCCTGCTGCCCAAGACCATTCTCTATTCGCTCAATCCGAACGATCTCGAGGTGCTCGGCACAATCATGGGCTGCTTCCAGGATGACACCGTGCCGGGCAAGATCCAGTGCGGTTCGGCCTGGTGGTTCAACGACCATATCGACGGCATGCGCCGCCAGATGGTCAGTCTCGGCAACCTTGGTGTGCTGTCGCGCTTCGTCGGCATGCTGACCGATTCGCGCAGCTTCCTCTCGTTCCCGCGTCACGAATACTTCCGCCGCATCCTGTGCGCGCTGGTCGGCGGCTGGATCGAGAACGGCGAAGTTCCGGCCGACTTCGAGACCTTCGGCGGCTACGTGCAGGACATCTGTTTCCGCAACGCCAAGCAGTACTTCGCCATTCCCGGCGTCGAGGACTGA
- the gloA gene encoding lactoylglutathione lyase — protein MRILHTMIRVGDLDRSIAFYTEILGMRVLRRTDYPEGRFTLAFVGYGEESDGAVIELTLNWDTPSYDLGNGFGHIALEVPDAYAACAEIKKRGGRVTREAGPMKHGTTVIAFVEDPDGYKIELIERRPGA, from the coding sequence ATGAGAATCCTGCACACCATGATCCGCGTCGGCGACCTCGACCGGTCGATCGCCTTCTACACCGAAATCCTTGGCATGCGGGTCCTGCGCCGCACCGACTATCCCGAAGGGCGCTTCACCCTGGCGTTCGTCGGCTACGGCGAGGAAAGCGATGGTGCCGTCATCGAACTGACGCTCAACTGGGACACGCCCTCCTACGATCTGGGCAACGGCTTCGGACACATCGCGCTGGAAGTGCCCGACGCCTACGCTGCCTGCGCCGAGATCAAGAAGCGCGGCGGCCGCGTCACGCGCGAAGCCGGGCCGATGAAGCACGGCACCACCGTCATTGCCTTCGTCGAAGACCCCGACGGCTACAAGATCGAACTGATCGAGCGCAGGCCCGGCGCCTAA
- a CDS encoding PAS domain S-box protein, protein MPPPSDRLSVFAARIGVFAALLCLAISSMVITGYVQNDPELKNLLSGWIPMKPNTALCFIFNALALLCSLAPDTLAKVRHGTTVAILPIAIGLATLAEYASGKSLGIDTLLVLWPYDQLPPEQNYRMAIETAVCQVFIGGALILNVTHRYRRNAVLIAAVLALIALAVATAALGTYLSPLLGMLGWIGLPMMAADTALLLLVLSLAVFLISCTRRAFSWMLSRRVTGAFVVGLVMLVVIFLTALRSQYQVTAINAQIETGESLFVKAADTLAMASQQHSLTLSFLISDDLNHLNAALINADLTRIRLDEFDQYRQHHGDGETWQFLPIVTRAQAILDWSATALDTRRKGVSTAETRALIRRGNTLLAQMKLSFDQTESEHRHIISEMHYRSDHVRRTAFLTIAGGMLGNLLVFSLVCLHLNRVMTEQYRIKTELAENEQRYRTLANSGQALIWTAGTDALCNYFNDIWLDFTGRTLAQELGNGWAEGVHPDDMQRCLEIYLGAFERREKFSMDYRLRRRDGDYRWIQDEGSPRYDAQGNFIGYIGFCLDVTDRKLATAAMEESEQRFRKLFGDIPSVAVQGYGPDLVTHYWNRASERLYGYTAEEAIGRRLTDLIVPPEMRTEMHAMVNRMMASGEASPTRERALMRKDGTRVNVISSHAVVTVPNKPPELFCVDIDISERKKVEAELSRYREHLETLVEERTAELENALDAAEAANRAKSSFLANMSHEIRTPMNAIIGFGHLLRRDLGNTLGNTPGDNPAQAKVDKIMDAAQHLLGIINNILDLSKIEAGKLSLESKLFSPAQTLANTLAMIDERANGKGLRILRAIHPNVPAEAIGDELRVAQIVLNYVSNAIKFSEHGTIRVRLTVQDEDVHSVMLRLEVEDEGIGLTREQRDRLFQAFVQADGSTTRRFGGTGLGLVISRHLARNMGGDVGVESTPGVGSTFWATFRLGKTSASARPVAASEQPKNAEEILRQRFAGLHVLLVDDDPTGREIASELLSIADFRVDTACDGFDAVRKATQTAYPLILMDMQMPGMGGIEATQTIRRLSGASAKAIVLAMTANAFDEDRRDCLNAGMNDHIAKPLDADVLYATLLKWLDWAAAEQSRPRSL, encoded by the coding sequence GTGCCGCCCCCCTCCGACAGACTGTCCGTATTCGCGGCACGCATCGGCGTTTTTGCCGCCTTGCTCTGCCTCGCGATCAGCAGCATGGTGATAACGGGCTACGTGCAGAACGACCCGGAATTGAAGAACCTGCTGTCGGGCTGGATTCCGATGAAGCCGAATACGGCGCTCTGCTTCATTTTCAACGCCCTCGCGCTGCTCTGTTCGCTGGCCCCCGACACCCTCGCCAAGGTCCGTCATGGCACGACCGTGGCCATCCTGCCGATCGCCATCGGACTCGCCACGCTCGCCGAGTATGCCAGCGGGAAGAGCCTCGGCATCGACACCCTGCTGGTCCTGTGGCCTTACGACCAGCTTCCGCCGGAACAGAACTATCGCATGGCAATCGAAACTGCCGTGTGCCAGGTCTTCATCGGCGGCGCGCTCATCCTGAACGTAACCCACCGCTACCGCCGCAACGCCGTCCTGATCGCCGCCGTTCTCGCGCTGATCGCGCTCGCCGTCGCCACGGCCGCGCTCGGCACCTATCTCTCGCCGCTGCTCGGCATGCTCGGCTGGATCGGCCTGCCCATGATGGCCGCCGATACCGCCTTGCTGTTGCTCGTCCTGAGCCTCGCGGTATTTCTGATTTCCTGCACGCGACGCGCCTTTTCCTGGATGCTGAGCCGACGCGTGACCGGCGCATTCGTCGTCGGACTGGTCATGCTCGTTGTCATCTTCCTGACCGCGCTACGCTCTCAATATCAGGTGACGGCCATCAATGCGCAGATAGAAACCGGCGAGTCCCTGTTCGTCAAAGCCGCCGACACCCTCGCCATGGCTTCGCAGCAGCACAGCCTGACGCTCTCCTTCCTGATCAGCGACGACCTCAACCATCTCAACGCCGCGCTGATCAATGCCGACCTCACCCGCATCCGCCTCGACGAGTTCGATCAGTACCGCCAACACCACGGCGACGGCGAAACCTGGCAGTTCCTGCCCATCGTGACGCGCGCACAGGCCATTCTCGACTGGTCGGCGACAGCGCTCGATACCCGTCGCAAGGGCGTCTCCACGGCCGAAACCCGGGCACTGATTCGTCGCGGCAACACCCTGCTCGCGCAGATGAAGCTCAGCTTCGACCAGACCGAAAGCGAGCATCGGCACATCATCTCGGAGATGCACTACAGATCCGACCACGTCCGCCGCACCGCCTTCCTGACCATTGCCGGCGGCATGCTCGGCAATCTGCTGGTGTTCAGCCTGGTCTGCCTCCACCTCAACCGCGTGATGACAGAGCAGTACCGGATCAAGACCGAACTCGCCGAAAACGAACAACGCTACCGCACCCTTGCCAACTCCGGCCAGGCGCTGATCTGGACGGCCGGCACGGATGCTTTGTGCAACTACTTCAACGATATCTGGCTCGATTTCACCGGCCGTACGCTGGCACAGGAACTCGGCAACGGCTGGGCCGAAGGCGTTCATCCCGACGACATGCAGCGCTGCCTGGAGATTTATCTCGGCGCCTTCGAAAGGCGCGAAAAATTCAGCATGGACTACCGTCTCCGGCGACGCGACGGCGACTACCGCTGGATCCAGGACGAAGGCAGCCCGCGCTACGACGCCCAGGGTAACTTCATCGGCTACATCGGTTTCTGCCTTGACGTCACCGACCGCAAACTCGCCACCGCCGCGATGGAAGAAAGCGAACAGCGCTTCCGCAAGCTTTTCGGCGACATCCCCTCGGTCGCGGTTCAGGGCTACGGACCGGATCTCGTCACGCACTACTGGAACCGAGCCTCGGAGCGCCTGTACGGCTATACGGCCGAAGAGGCGATCGGGCGCCGGCTGACCGACCTCATCGTCCCGCCGGAAATGCGCACCGAGATGCATGCCATGGTCAATCGGATGATGGCCTCGGGCGAGGCCAGCCCGACCAGAGAGCGCGCGCTGATGCGCAAGGACGGCACGCGTGTCAATGTCATCTCCAGCCACGCCGTGGTCACCGTGCCGAACAAGCCGCCGGAACTCTTCTGCGTCGACATCGACATCTCCGAACGCAAGAAGGTGGAGGCCGAACTCAGCCGATACCGCGAACATCTGGAAACCCTGGTCGAGGAACGCACCGCGGAACTCGAAAACGCACTCGACGCCGCCGAGGCGGCCAACCGGGCAAAGAGCAGCTTCCTCGCCAACATGAGCCACGAAATCCGTACGCCGATGAACGCCATCATCGGCTTCGGCCACCTGCTGCGCCGCGATCTTGGCAACACTCTGGGCAACACTCCGGGCGACAACCCGGCACAGGCCAAGGTAGACAAGATCATGGATGCGGCGCAGCACCTGCTTGGCATCATCAACAACATCCTCGACCTGTCGAAGATCGAAGCCGGCAAGCTGAGTCTTGAGAGCAAGCTGTTTTCGCCGGCGCAGACGCTCGCCAACACGCTGGCGATGATCGACGAGCGCGCCAACGGCAAGGGCCTGCGCATTCTCCGGGCAATCCACCCGAACGTCCCGGCCGAAGCGATCGGTGACGAACTGCGCGTGGCGCAGATTGTCCTCAACTATGTCAGCAACGCGATCAAGTTCTCGGAGCACGGCACCATCCGCGTCCGCCTGACGGTACAGGACGAAGACGTCCACAGCGTCATGCTCCGCCTCGAGGTCGAGGACGAAGGGATCGGACTGACACGGGAACAACGCGACCGCCTGTTCCAGGCCTTCGTCCAGGCGGACGGATCGACGACGCGGCGCTTTGGCGGCACCGGCCTCGGCCTCGTCATCAGCCGGCACCTGGCGCGCAACATGGGCGGCGATGTCGGCGTCGAGAGCACGCCGGGCGTAGGCAGTACCTTCTGGGCCACCTTCCGCTTGGGCAAGACGAGTGCTTCCGCACGTCCGGTCGCAGCCTCCGAGCAGCCGAAGAATGCCGAGGAGATTCTCAGGCAACGCTTCGCCGGCCTGCATGTGCTGCTCGTTGACGACGACCCGACCGGACGCGAGATCGCCTCCGAACTGCTGTCGATCGCCGACTTTCGCGTCGACACCGCCTGCGACGGCTTCGACGCGGTGCGCAAGGCGACCCAGACCGCCTACCCGCTGATCCTCATGGACATGCAGATGCCCGGCATGGGCGGCATCGAAGCAACGCAAACGATTCGTCGCCTGTCCGGCGCGTCGGCCAAGGCGATCGTGCTGGCCATGACTGCCAACGCCTTCGATGAAGACCGCCGCGATTGCCTCAATGCCGGCATGAACGACCACATCGCCAAGCCGCTCGATGCCGATGTCCTGTATGCAACGCTGCTGAAGTGGCTCGACTGGGCGGCTGCCGAACAGTCCCGGCCGCGATCGCTGTAA